A window from Balearica regulorum gibbericeps isolate bBalReg1 chromosome 1, bBalReg1.pri, whole genome shotgun sequence encodes these proteins:
- the FGF6 gene encoding fibroblast growth factor 6: MATAQRLLITMSCEASTHWTLPAFILLGFLAGIASTHPVVSRSNGTLLERGWQSLLSRSIAGMSGEKSDVNWESDYLLGIKRQRRLYCNVGIGFHLQILPDGRISGVHNENQYSLFEISTVERGVVSLFGVKSALFIAMNNKGKLYGTAAFQDECKFKEILLPNNYNAYESNAYRGAYIALSKHGRVKRGNKVSPAMTVTHFLPRI; encoded by the exons ATGGCCACTGCACAAAGACTTCTCATCACTATGTCCTGCGAAGCCAGCACTCACTGGACGTTGCCTGCTTTCATTCTCCTGGGTTTTTTAGCTGGGATTGCTTCAACACATCCAGTTGTAAGCAGAAGTAATGGCACATTGCTGGAAAGAGGATGGCAATCTCTGTTGTCCAGGTCCATTGCTGGGATGTCAGGGGAGAAGTCAGATGTGAACTGGGAGAGTGACTATTTGCTAGGAATCAAGAGGCAGCGGAGGCTTTACTGCAACGTGGGCATCGGGTTTCACCTTCAAATCCTCCCAGACGGAAGGATAAGCGGAGTTCACAATGAAAACCAATACA GTCTCTTTGAAATATCCACTGTAGAGAGAGGTGTTGTTAGCCTGTTTGGTGTGAAAAGTGCTCTCTTCATCGCAATGAACAACAAGGGGAAGCTATATGGAACG GCTGCTTTCCAAGACGAGTgcaaatttaaagaaatcttgCTGCCCAATAACTACAATGCATACGAATCAAATGCTTATCGTGGTGCTTACATAGCACTCAGCAAGCATGGGAGAGTGAAGAGAGGAAACAAGGTTTCTCCTGCTATGACAGTGACCCACTTTTTACCGAGAATATGA